A genomic window from Schistocerca serialis cubense isolate TAMUIC-IGC-003099 chromosome 4, iqSchSeri2.2, whole genome shotgun sequence includes:
- the LOC126473731 gene encoding trypsin delta-like: MQTAVVLCLLVALCSAAPSTRSHLPRPRLDGRIVGGEAVDISQYPWQLSLQKLGSHSCGASIISSTWALTAAHCIEGSFVNFVSLRAGTSTRGSGGTVYDAADGYYHGDYDSDTTDYDVGVIQIDGSFTFDSNVQAVSLGTTEPSAGTAVTITGWGALSSGGSSPIQLQAVTTSIVARASCNSAYGGEITQRMICAGEDEGGKDSCQGDSGGPLVEGSTQYGIVSWGRGCAEAGYPGVYSNVANLHSWITQVTGV; the protein is encoded by the exons ATGCAGACAGCCGTCGTCCTGTGCCTGCTGGTGGCGCTCTGCAGCGCTGCCCCCTCCACGAGGTCCCACTTGCCCAGACCGCGCCTCGATGGCCGCATCGTGGGCGGCGAGGCCGTAGACATCTCGCAGTACCCCTGGCAGCTGTCGCTGCAGAAGCTGGGCTCCCACAGCTGCGGCGCCTCCATCATCAGCTCCACCTGGGCGCTGACGGCGGCCCACTGTATCGAGGGCTCCTTCGTCAACTTCGTGTCCCTCAGGGCCGGAACTTCCACCCGCGGAAGCGGCGGAACTGTGTACGATGCTGCCGACGGATATTACCACGGGGATTACGACTCCGATACCACTGACTACGACGTCGGCGTCATCCAGATTGACGGATCATTCACCTTCGATTCCAACGTTCAG GCGGTGAGTCTCGGCACGACGGAGCCATCTGCAGGCACAGCGGTGACCATCACGGGCTGGGGCGCCTTGTCCTCCGGAGGCTCCTCCCCCATACAGCTGCAGGCGGTCACCACGTCCATCGTGGCTCGTGCCTCCTGTAACTCTGCCTACGGCGGCGAGATCACGCAGCGCATGATCTGCGCAGGCGAAGACGAGGGCGGCAAGGACTCGTGCCAGGGCGACAGCGGCGGACCACTGGTGGAAGGATCCACCCAGTACGGTATCGTCTCCTGGGGAAGAGGATGCGCTGAGGCCGGCTACCCTGGCGTCTACTCTAATGTGGCCAACTTGCATTCCTGGATAACACAAGTC